Within the Agromyces atrinae genome, the region TCCGGAGAAGTCGGGTTCGGTGCCGTTCGCCGTGAAGACGATCGCGGTCACGGCAGCGGCCGAACCGGCTCCGACGACCGCGAACACCGCGGCGGGCACGGAGAGCGCCACGAGTCGCGCACCGAGCAGTCGGTCGGCCCCTCGCGCGAGGAACGCGCTCCGCCTGATCGCCGTCGTGCCGAAGTCGCGCGTGACCGAGAGCGCCCCGAAGATCATCGCGAAGAGCGTCGCCCCGAACCCGAGCGTCACGAGCGATTGCGTTGCCGCGGGCGCTGCATCGCCGATCTGGTCGAGCTTCATGCCGACGGCGATGCCGTACACAGCGAGGGCGTTGAGCAGCGCGGCGACGACGAGCAGCACGGGCAGCGTGATGCCGGAGACGAGTCGCCCGAGTTCGGCGCGGATCACGACGCGCTCCTCTCACTCGGGTGCGCGACCGGGTCGGCGACGCCGCCCACGAGCGTGAGGTACCAGGCTTCCGCCTCCTCCGCCGAGCTCGCCGGCAGCACACCGTCGTAGCGCACGGTGCGGTTCACGACGACGACGCGGTCGACGAGTCGCGTGAGCTCGCCGAGGTCGTGGCTCGAGACGAGCGTCGTGAGGCCTTCGGCGCGGCGCGCGACGAGGTGGGTGCGCAGATCGATGACGGCCTCGATGTCGAGTCCGTTGGTGGGTTCGTCGAGCACGAGGATGCCGGGTGAGGCGAGCGTCGCGGCGGCGAGGGCCACACGGCGACGCTGGCCGGTCGAGAGGTTTCCGACGCGGCGGCGGCCGAGGTCGGCGACGCCGTGTCGTTCGAGCGCGCGGTCGACGGCGACACGGTCGACGCCGAGCGCTCGCGCCTCGAGCCGCAGCGCGGTCAGCACGCTGAGGCCGGGCGTCAGTCCGTCGGGATCGAGCACGAACCCGACGGTGCGGCCGGGCGCGGGAAGCTCGGTGATGCGGCTGCCGCGGATGCGCACGGCGCCGGATGTCGGCCTGATCGCACCGATGAGGGACTTCAGCAGCGTCGACTTGCCGGCGCCGTTCGGGCCGACGAGCCCCACAGTCTCGCCCTGCTCGACGGTGAACGAGATGTCGTCGACCGCGGTGAGAGCGCCGTAGCGTTTCGTCACCGCGTCGAAGCGCAGCGCCTCGGAGGTCGCGCGACTCATCGGCGACCTCGCAGCGCGACTCCGAACACGATTCCGCCCGCGAGGCTCAGCAGCACCCCGAGCGCGATGACGATCCCGACCGCGACCCCCGAGAGGCCCGTCGCGACGGCGACCGCGGCGAGACCGCCGATGATCGCGACGACTCCACCCGCGATGGCGGCGTACTGAGCGGCTGTGCGGGCCGGAGGCGGGTTGCTCATGAGGGTTCCAATCTGTGTCTCTGTCATTCGAAGGGTCTGTCCGCGCGCACCGCGGCCGCGGGTCGGGAGTTGCGTCCGCGACCGCGATGCGCGGTCAGAGGGTCGTGCGGGTACTACGTGATCGCGATGCCGATGCCGATGCCGCCGAGCGCGGCACCACCCAGGCCGACGCCGATTCCGACGCCGCCGAAGAACGCTCCCCAGTCCCACGCCGCCTCGAGTGTTTCGAGCGGCTCGATGCCGGCGACGATCGAGGCGAACGCGGCATCCGTGTGGATGCGGTTCTCGATGGTCATGTAGTCACCTCCTTCCGAGGTCTCGACGGGTCCTGATCAGGTGATGGCGACGCCGATGACGACGCCGGCCCATGCCGCACCACCGGTCGCCCAGACTCCGACGCCGATTCCGACAGCCCATTCACCCCAACCCGGGGCCT harbors:
- a CDS encoding ABC transporter ATP-binding protein produces the protein MSRATSEALRFDAVTKRYGALTAVDDISFTVEQGETVGLVGPNGAGKSTLLKSLIGAIRPTSGAVRIRGSRITELPAPGRTVGFVLDPDGLTPGLSVLTALRLEARALGVDRVAVDRALERHGVADLGRRRVGNLSTGQRRRVALAAATLASPGILVLDEPTNGLDIEAVIDLRTHLVARRAEGLTTLVSSHDLGELTRLVDRVVVVNRTVRYDGVLPASSAEEAEAWYLTLVGGVADPVAHPSERSAS